A DNA window from Thermococcus sp. 4557 contains the following coding sequences:
- a CDS encoding class II glutamine amidotransferase produces the protein MCRVMFAAGDGKRIRPLLDALVKSSEHDPYKERRGRGRQHRDGWGYVLLKDGSVKHYRSLRPIFEDAAAIGSLREELEGFTVLMAHTRAASQGARNLFNVHPFAFSSRHGFTFWLLHNGDLDKERIMELAELDGKELGNVSDTYAFATYLCRRLPSPSLEDVLEQYRIINGTMKSLFNTVTLFQDSGGSFSAFITASMSEKYAENQLNYDYGRLLLIEGEDLFAVTSSTFELYHPADYRVIPNGTAFYVRLGEDGFDVETVHL, from the coding sequence ATGTGCCGCGTAATGTTTGCAGCAGGTGACGGGAAGCGGATTCGTCCGCTGCTGGATGCCCTGGTCAAGTCTTCGGAGCATGACCCGTACAAGGAGCGGAGGGGAAGGGGGAGGCAGCACAGGGATGGATGGGGATACGTCCTCCTGAAGGACGGTTCGGTGAAGCACTACCGCTCGCTGAGGCCCATATTTGAAGACGCCGCCGCCATAGGCTCCCTTAGGGAGGAGCTTGAGGGCTTCACCGTGCTGATGGCTCACACGAGGGCGGCCAGTCAGGGGGCCAGGAACCTTTTCAACGTCCACCCGTTTGCATTCTCGTCCAGACACGGCTTCACGTTCTGGCTGCTTCACAACGGCGACCTTGACAAGGAGAGAATTATGGAGCTCGCCGAACTGGACGGGAAGGAGCTGGGGAACGTTTCCGACACCTACGCCTTCGCCACCTACCTGTGCAGGAGGCTCCCCAGCCCGTCGCTCGAGGACGTTCTGGAGCAGTACCGGATCATCAACGGGACGATGAAGTCCCTCTTTAACACCGTCACCCTGTTTCAGGATTCCGGGGGAAGCTTCTCCGCGTTCATAACCGCCAGCATGAGCGAGAAATATGCCGAGAACCAGCTGAACTACGACTACGGCAGGCTGCTCCTCATTGAAGGTGAGGACCTCTTCGCGGTGACGTCCTCAACCTTCGAGCTGTACCACCCCGCGGACTACCGGGTAATCCCAAACGGAACCGCGTTCTACGTCAGGCTTGGTGAGGACGGCTTCGACGTTGAGACCGTTCACCTGTGA
- a CDS encoding metallophosphoesterase: MIRIAHISDTHITGESAYKGYAYDLIVNDVNRGDFDFVIHTGDVTNQGLREEYERASYELGKIKKPLVVIPGNHDVRNVGYELFEKFIGPLNGVYEFRDGVVIWVDSTIPDLSDGRVGGHKFRWLKAKLEEYSEKKFKIVAAHHHLVPLPDTGRERNVLYNAGDVLDLLLRHEVSLYTCGHKHVPNVYRIEDMVVDNAGCTSCRKTRKGDVNSYNIITIHDDGRIEVTIKRVTGDEVRKEHRPIKPKIFVPRGERLLRIVQMSESNVSDRMYFRRKVLKNAVRTINEKLRPDIVIHNGDVVDMGIERYYEKAYEFYEKIRAETLVVPGHNDITYLGYDLFLEYFGEPEIVEMKGFTFLPVISAQYETPIGVVGRIGQRKIARHLEEYRESFTVVVLHHNIIPIPRSREVGFLEDAGDVLRTLTHGEANLVLTGHGGNSFAVKVEKTPVVNAGSISWELHRNPFGNSFNLIDVYPGMIVVFEVQATWGSGRLLGIWKIKGPFTR, encoded by the coding sequence ATGATACGGATAGCGCACATAAGCGACACACACATAACCGGCGAGAGCGCCTACAAGGGCTACGCCTACGACCTCATAGTCAACGACGTGAACCGCGGGGACTTCGACTTCGTGATACACACCGGCGACGTGACCAACCAGGGCCTCCGCGAGGAGTATGAGCGGGCATCGTACGAGCTTGGAAAAATAAAGAAGCCGCTCGTCGTCATCCCCGGCAACCACGATGTCAGGAACGTTGGCTATGAACTGTTTGAGAAGTTCATAGGGCCGCTGAACGGCGTTTACGAGTTTCGCGACGGGGTCGTTATCTGGGTTGACTCGACCATACCCGACCTGAGCGACGGCAGGGTGGGAGGTCACAAGTTCCGGTGGCTCAAGGCGAAGCTCGAGGAATACTCCGAGAAGAAGTTCAAAATCGTCGCCGCGCACCATCACCTCGTCCCGCTGCCCGACACCGGGAGGGAGAGAAACGTTCTGTACAACGCCGGCGACGTCCTCGACCTCCTCCTTCGGCACGAGGTCAGCCTCTACACCTGCGGCCACAAGCACGTGCCCAACGTCTACCGCATAGAGGATATGGTGGTTGACAACGCGGGGTGCACATCCTGCAGGAAGACGAGGAAGGGGGACGTGAACAGCTACAACATCATCACCATCCACGACGACGGCAGGATTGAGGTTACGATAAAACGCGTGACAGGGGATGAGGTGCGGAAGGAGCACAGGCCCATAAAGCCGAAGATATTCGTGCCCCGCGGGGAGCGCCTGCTCAGGATAGTCCAGATGAGCGAGAGCAACGTCTCGGACAGGATGTACTTCAGGAGAAAGGTACTCAAAAACGCGGTGCGCACAATAAACGAAAAGCTGAGGCCTGATATAGTGATCCACAACGGCGACGTCGTGGATATGGGGATAGAGCGCTACTACGAGAAGGCCTACGAGTTCTACGAGAAGATCAGGGCGGAAACGCTCGTAGTTCCCGGCCACAACGACATAACCTACCTCGGCTACGACCTGTTCCTGGAGTACTTCGGCGAACCGGAAATCGTGGAGATGAAGGGCTTCACGTTCCTTCCCGTGATAAGCGCCCAGTACGAGACTCCCATAGGGGTCGTCGGGCGGATAGGCCAGCGGAAAATAGCGAGGCACCTCGAGGAGTATCGCGAGAGCTTTACGGTGGTCGTTCTGCACCACAACATCATCCCGATTCCGCGGAGCAGGGAGGTGGGATTCCTAGAAGACGCCGGCGACGTGCTGAGAACCTTAACGCACGGAGAAGCCAACCTCGTGCTGACCGGCCACGGGGGCAACTCCTTCGCGGTCAAGGTTGAGAAAACACCTGTGGTCAACGCGGGCTCGATAAGCTGGGAGCTCCACAGAAACCCCTTCGGGAACAGCTTCAACCTTATAGACGTATATCCCGGAATGATAGTCGTCTTTGAGGTTCAGGCCACGTGGGGGAGCGGAAGGCTCCTTGGAATATGGAAGATAAAGGGGCCGTTCACCCGCTGA
- a CDS encoding cyclic nucleotide-binding/CBS domain-containing protein — protein sequence MVEGDAPIKVYMTRKLIGVSPNDSVKRACEVMVEFDIGSLVVVEENRVVGFFTKSDIIRRVVIPGLSNGTPVREIMSRELITVDANTPVRDVLDLMAKKGVKHMLIRENGEIVGIFSLSDLLTASRRRLETAIAAE from the coding sequence ATGGTAGAGGGGGATGCCCCGATTAAGGTTTACATGACAAGGAAGCTGATAGGCGTTTCTCCGAACGACAGCGTAAAGCGGGCCTGCGAGGTAATGGTGGAGTTCGACATAGGCTCCCTCGTTGTCGTCGAAGAGAACAGGGTGGTCGGGTTCTTCACGAAGAGCGACATAATCCGACGTGTCGTCATCCCGGGGCTGTCGAACGGCACCCCCGTCAGGGAGATAATGAGCCGGGAGCTGATAACCGTTGACGCGAACACACCCGTGAGGGACGTCCTCGACCTGATGGCCAAGAAAGGGGTCAAGCACATGCTCATCAGGGAGAACGGGGAGATAGTCGGCATATTCAGCCTGAGCGACCTCCTCACCGCCAGCAGGAGAAGACTTGAGACAGCAATAGCGGCCGAGTGA
- a CDS encoding AIR synthase family protein: MLPAGKIPPEKLRELVFNRLGAEGERVIIGADLGVDAAAIDFGETVLVASTDPITGAGEGIGFYAVHVNANDVATFGARPKWFLVSILLPENSDESILSGIMGELHRSAAKLGVAIVGGHTEVTPDLDRPIVVGTMLGEVPREKLVTSNGSKPGDAIILTKWAGLEGTSIIASERAGELERAFGREFVERAKGFIEMISVVEDALTANEVGVHAMHDPTEGGIANGLHEMADAAGIGFRVYAERIPIREETLKICEFYGLNPLALISSGALMIAAPRDGVDEILNALGEKGINASVIGEFVEDPGVRVIVENGEERPLERPESDELWKVV; this comes from the coding sequence ATGCTGCCTGCGGGTAAAATTCCACCGGAAAAGCTCAGAGAGCTTGTTTTTAACCGCCTCGGGGCCGAGGGAGAGAGGGTGATAATCGGGGCCGACCTCGGGGTGGATGCGGCCGCGATAGACTTCGGAGAGACGGTTCTAGTTGCATCGACCGACCCCATAACCGGTGCCGGGGAGGGTATAGGCTTCTACGCGGTTCACGTCAACGCCAACGACGTGGCCACCTTCGGGGCCAGGCCGAAGTGGTTCCTCGTTTCAATCCTCCTCCCAGAGAACTCCGACGAGTCCATACTCTCTGGAATAATGGGGGAGCTCCACAGGAGCGCCGCAAAACTCGGCGTCGCCATAGTGGGCGGCCACACGGAGGTGACGCCGGACCTCGACAGGCCGATAGTCGTCGGAACGATGCTCGGGGAGGTGCCGAGGGAAAAGCTCGTGACGTCGAACGGCTCGAAGCCCGGGGACGCGATAATACTCACCAAGTGGGCCGGCCTCGAGGGAACGTCGATAATAGCGAGCGAGAGGGCGGGGGAGCTTGAGAGGGCCTTCGGAAGGGAGTTCGTCGAGAGGGCAAAGGGGTTCATCGAGATGATAAGCGTCGTGGAGGATGCCCTCACGGCCAACGAGGTCGGCGTTCACGCCATGCACGACCCGACGGAGGGGGGAATAGCGAACGGCCTTCACGAGATGGCGGATGCCGCGGGGATAGGCTTCCGTGTTTACGCGGAGCGGATTCCGATAAGGGAGGAAACACTGAAAATCTGCGAGTTCTACGGCCTAAACCCCCTCGCCCTGATAAGCTCCGGGGCCCTGATGATAGCCGCCCCGAGGGATGGCGTGGATGAGATCCTGAACGCCCTTGGAGAGAAGGGCATAAACGCCTCAGTCATAGGGGAGTTCGTGGAAGACCCCGGCGTCAGGGTCATCGTTGAGAACGGCGAAGAGAGGCCCCTCGAGAGACCCGAGAGCGACGAGCTCTGGAAGGTGGTCTGA
- a CDS encoding class I SAM-dependent methyltransferase family protein — MRSTRLIKPRIREILSRELPEELVEMLPKHWVQIGDVLILPLRQELEPYKHRIAEVYAQVIGVKTVLRKGRIGGEFRETNYEVLYGSDTVTVHVENGIRYKLDVAKVMFSPANVKERVRMAKVARPGELVVDMFAGIGHLSLPMAVHGKARVIAIEKSPYTFQFLVENIELNRVQDRMTAYNIDNRDFPGENIADRILMGYVVTTHEFIPKALSIAKDEAVIHYHNTVPERLMPEEPFRTFREIAREHGYEAEKLNELVIKRYAPGVWHVVVDVRVFKK, encoded by the coding sequence ATGAGAAGCACCAGACTCATAAAACCCCGCATCAGGGAGATTCTGTCCCGCGAACTCCCCGAGGAGTTAGTTGAGATGCTCCCCAAGCACTGGGTCCAGATAGGCGATGTGCTCATTCTGCCGCTCAGGCAGGAGCTTGAGCCGTACAAGCACCGCATCGCCGAGGTCTATGCCCAGGTAATCGGGGTCAAAACCGTCCTGAGGAAGGGCAGGATCGGCGGCGAGTTCCGCGAGACGAACTACGAGGTTCTCTACGGGAGCGATACGGTGACGGTGCACGTTGAGAACGGAATCAGATACAAGCTCGACGTTGCCAAGGTCATGTTCTCCCCGGCCAACGTCAAGGAGCGCGTTAGAATGGCGAAGGTCGCGAGGCCCGGCGAGCTCGTGGTGGACATGTTCGCCGGGATCGGACACCTCAGCCTCCCGATGGCAGTCCACGGGAAAGCCAGGGTCATCGCAATAGAGAAGAGCCCGTACACGTTCCAGTTCCTCGTAGAGAACATCGAGCTGAACAGAGTCCAGGACAGGATGACGGCATACAACATCGACAACCGCGACTTTCCGGGGGAGAACATAGCGGACAGGATTCTGATGGGCTACGTCGTCACGACCCACGAGTTCATCCCCAAGGCCTTGAGCATAGCCAAAGACGAGGCGGTGATCCACTACCACAACACGGTGCCCGAGAGGCTGATGCCGGAGGAGCCATTCAGGACGTTCAGGGAAATCGCGAGAGAGCACGGCTACGAGGCCGAGAAGCTCAACGAGCTGGTCATCAAGCGCTACGCCCCCGGGGTCTGGCACGTCGTCGTTGACGTGAGGGTCTTCAAGAAGTGA
- a CDS encoding type I restriction endonuclease yields the protein MEGLTKAVASVRRKIRSHRELYAKNEEAVKQHLIGEVFQALGWDWNNPEEVRPEERTEDGRADYALILNGEVFAYVEAKNLGVNIIKRDEPLRQLARYCFNSGVKYGILTNGAVWIAVKAFEEGSRLRDRVLVTVNIEEEPLEKAVLKLSILSKSRITEMERVASLLRALELSFLGLRGEGYPEDMLIEYLTSREGMNTVPVGELKGDETPKAAYVYDGGWKLLPLQERSIKGVLLSVLLYLEKRAQGYEREEIRRAYEHIKRMSLSPETALGVLKKLEEEEKLRISVEI from the coding sequence ATGGAGGGGCTTACCAAGGCCGTGGCCAGCGTCAGGAGGAAAATTCGTTCACACAGGGAACTCTACGCCAAGAACGAGGAGGCTGTGAAGCAGCACCTCATAGGGGAGGTCTTTCAGGCACTGGGATGGGACTGGAACAACCCCGAGGAGGTCAGGCCTGAGGAGCGGACGGAGGACGGGAGGGCGGACTACGCGCTCATCCTCAACGGCGAGGTCTTTGCCTACGTCGAGGCCAAGAACCTCGGGGTCAACATAATCAAGCGGGACGAGCCCCTCCGCCAGCTGGCGCGCTACTGCTTCAACTCCGGCGTTAAATACGGCATCCTCACGAACGGTGCCGTGTGGATAGCGGTGAAGGCCTTTGAAGAGGGCTCACGCCTGAGGGACAGGGTCCTCGTCACCGTCAACATCGAGGAGGAGCCCCTTGAGAAGGCCGTGCTGAAGCTGTCCATTCTCTCGAAGTCCAGGATAACCGAGATGGAGAGGGTGGCCTCCCTTCTGAGGGCGCTTGAGCTGAGCTTTCTGGGGCTCAGAGGGGAGGGCTACCCCGAGGATATGCTGATCGAGTACCTGACGTCGCGGGAGGGCATGAACACGGTTCCCGTTGGGGAGCTGAAGGGGGACGAGACGCCCAAAGCGGCCTATGTCTATGACGGCGGATGGAAGCTCCTTCCCCTCCAGGAGAGGAGCATCAAGGGGGTTCTTCTCTCCGTCCTGCTGTACCTCGAGAAGCGCGCCCAGGGGTACGAGCGGGAGGAGATACGGAGGGCCTACGAGCACATCAAGAGGATGTCGCTCAGCCCCGAGACCGCCCTGGGTGTGCTCAAAAAGCTCGAGGAAGAGGAAAAGCTGAGGATATCGGTTGAGATTTGA
- a CDS encoding 2-phosphoglycerate kinase — MIIVTDPESRARLPFSRGILTRSITLAGVDVGIAYSIATEVQKELNSRKAKFVTTEEIRELTYRRLIDHGLKEAAKRYLFWRQLRRLKVPITILLGGATGVGKSTIATELAFRLGIRSVIGTDTIREVMRKIIAPELLPDLHTSSFLAWKAAGRVKGKDSPLIRGFEEQVRHVSVGLKAVLERAHKEGFNTVIEGIHLVPGYVELNDRDFMYVITVGGKRDLEARFYERARYSKRPAEYYLEHIDAIMEIQDFIVEMAREHGVRVINNVELEHTVDVIMEDIMERLMRKVGKDVSG, encoded by the coding sequence ATGATAATCGTAACCGACCCCGAGAGCAGGGCCAGGCTCCCTTTCTCGAGGGGAATTCTCACGCGTTCCATAACCCTCGCAGGCGTTGATGTTGGTATCGCCTACAGTATAGCCACGGAGGTTCAGAAGGAGCTGAATTCCAGGAAGGCCAAGTTCGTCACCACGGAGGAGATACGGGAACTGACGTACAGGAGGCTCATTGACCACGGCCTTAAAGAAGCGGCGAAGCGCTACCTGTTCTGGCGCCAGCTCCGCCGCCTGAAGGTGCCGATAACAATTCTCCTCGGCGGGGCAACGGGCGTCGGGAAGTCAACGATAGCGACCGAACTGGCGTTCCGCCTCGGCATAAGGAGCGTCATAGGAACGGACACGATAAGGGAGGTCATGAGGAAGATAATAGCGCCGGAACTTCTCCCGGATCTACACACGTCGTCCTTCCTCGCATGGAAGGCCGCCGGCAGGGTGAAGGGAAAGGACTCTCCCCTGATCAGAGGCTTCGAGGAGCAGGTTCGTCACGTTTCCGTTGGTCTCAAGGCGGTTCTTGAGAGGGCCCACAAGGAGGGCTTCAACACGGTCATCGAGGGCATACACCTGGTTCCCGGCTACGTGGAGCTCAACGACAGGGACTTCATGTACGTGATAACTGTGGGGGGCAAGCGGGACCTGGAGGCCAGATTCTACGAAAGGGCGCGCTACAGCAAGAGGCCGGCCGAGTACTACCTCGAGCACATAGACGCCATCATGGAGATACAGGACTTCATCGTGGAGATGGCGAGGGAGCACGGTGTCCGGGTGATAAACAACGTCGAGCTGGAGCACACTGTGGACGTTATAATGGAGGATATAATGGAGCGGCTGATGAGGAAGGTGGGAAAGGACGTCAGCGGGTGA
- a CDS encoding 2,3-phosphoglycerate synthetase, which translates to MKNRRLVLIDGEHYPDVTAWAVERLGGVCCAVFLGGSEKIGDVRDIEERLGIPVYYAGDYLSALARALRENDVCEVVDLSDEPVLNYEDRFRIASLCMLHGVTYRGADFTFTPRPLKRTRKPSLAVIGTGKRVGKTAVSGFIARTLKEIANPVIVTMGRGGPEEPELIEGDRFEITPEFLVKLAGEGKHAASDHFENALTSRVVTIGCRRCGGGMAGFSFFDVVDEGVKLAESLPNDLIILEGSGATFPAYRADGYVLMVSATQKPDFIGGYFGPFRLSLADIVVVTMADLVPPERLRELEGIIRETNTDADVHLTAFRPRPLRDVSGKRLALVMTSALALEGARRYIEDMGADVVHTSDNLSRRPALRKDLEGFAGIDAVAVELKAAAVDVVTRWALERGIEVIYLDNEPVNIDGKDLRGAVLRLGRSVLEGRG; encoded by the coding sequence ATGAAAAATCGAAGGCTCGTCCTCATCGACGGCGAGCACTATCCAGACGTTACCGCGTGGGCTGTGGAAAGGCTCGGCGGCGTCTGCTGCGCCGTCTTTCTGGGCGGAAGCGAGAAGATTGGGGACGTTCGGGACATCGAGGAGAGGCTCGGGATTCCGGTGTACTACGCGGGGGACTATCTTTCTGCCCTCGCCAGGGCTCTCAGGGAGAACGACGTTTGCGAGGTCGTTGACCTGAGCGACGAGCCCGTTCTGAACTACGAGGACAGGTTCAGGATTGCATCCCTGTGCATGCTCCACGGTGTGACCTACAGGGGAGCGGACTTCACGTTCACCCCCAGACCGCTGAAGAGGACCAGAAAGCCGAGCCTTGCAGTCATAGGGACGGGGAAGAGGGTCGGCAAGACCGCGGTCAGCGGCTTCATAGCCAGGACCCTCAAGGAGATAGCCAACCCCGTCATAGTCACGATGGGCCGCGGGGGCCCCGAGGAGCCGGAGCTTATAGAGGGGGACAGGTTCGAGATAACCCCCGAGTTCCTGGTCAAGCTGGCGGGGGAGGGGAAGCACGCCGCCTCTGACCACTTTGAGAACGCGCTCACCTCACGCGTGGTGACCATAGGGTGCCGCCGCTGCGGGGGAGGCATGGCGGGGTTTTCCTTCTTCGATGTTGTGGACGAGGGGGTTAAGCTGGCCGAGAGCCTGCCGAACGACCTCATAATCCTCGAGGGCAGCGGGGCAACGTTTCCAGCCTACCGTGCGGATGGGTACGTCCTCATGGTCAGCGCCACCCAGAAGCCCGACTTCATAGGCGGCTACTTCGGCCCCTTCAGGCTCTCCCTGGCGGACATAGTCGTCGTCACGATGGCCGACTTGGTACCCCCGGAGCGGCTGAGGGAGCTTGAGGGGATCATCAGGGAGACGAACACCGACGCGGACGTGCATCTGACCGCGTTCAGACCGAGGCCCCTGAGGGACGTTTCCGGGAAGAGGCTGGCCCTCGTGATGACATCTGCGCTGGCCCTCGAAGGGGCGAGGAGGTACATCGAGGACATGGGGGCGGACGTTGTCCACACCTCTGACAACCTGTCGAGGAGACCGGCACTGAGAAAGGACCTGGAGGGATTCGCGGGCATCGACGCGGTGGCCGTCGAGCTCAAGGCCGCCGCCGTGGATGTTGTTACTAGGTGGGCACTTGAGAGGGGAATCGAGGTTATCTACCTGGACAACGAGCCGGTCAACATCGATGGGAAGGACCTGAGAGGTGCCGTTTTGAGGCTCGGCCGCTCGGTACTGGAGGGGAGAGGATGA
- a CDS encoding MBL fold metallo-hydrolase, whose product MALRKLGDSLYLYPGSPSTLIKVLEDGALLIDPGHGKGRHKDLKREARKLGVEIKAQLATHGHADHISVAPRIDAPLFMHRFEFSIAESPLNRELLTFGSKAPNGFLVFQFPEEVKVHAVFEWGDEPFGLKSVKLNGHSPGMTGFADEAGGVLYAGDAFFGERVITSVGLPYLVDPDLFKASIKELQNYVEKGYLLIPSHGRPVEGEEAEELLEFNLGRVEETESLILELLKKPASMDELAFRIMRHYGVEITPQKLALNLVPVRAFIAELYNRGEIEAAVDGGLKWAVKRG is encoded by the coding sequence ATGGCCCTGAGGAAGCTCGGAGATTCCCTCTACCTGTACCCGGGCAGTCCATCCACCCTGATAAAGGTTCTCGAGGATGGGGCCCTTCTGATCGACCCCGGCCACGGAAAGGGCAGGCACAAGGACCTGAAAAGAGAAGCCCGAAAGCTCGGGGTCGAAATAAAGGCCCAGCTCGCGACGCACGGCCACGCGGACCACATATCGGTTGCGCCGAGGATCGACGCTCCCCTGTTCATGCACCGCTTCGAGTTCTCGATAGCCGAGAGTCCGCTGAACAGGGAACTGCTCACCTTCGGCTCAAAGGCTCCGAACGGGTTCCTCGTCTTCCAGTTCCCAGAGGAGGTCAAGGTTCACGCGGTTTTCGAGTGGGGTGACGAGCCCTTCGGTCTCAAGTCTGTGAAGCTGAACGGACATTCCCCCGGCATGACGGGTTTTGCGGACGAAGCGGGCGGTGTCCTCTACGCGGGGGACGCCTTCTTCGGAGAGCGGGTCATAACCTCGGTCGGCCTGCCCTACCTGGTCGACCCGGACCTATTCAAAGCTTCAATTAAAGAACTACAGAATTACGTAGAAAAAGGCTACCTGCTGATCCCATCGCACGGCAGGCCGGTTGAAGGGGAAGAAGCGGAGGAACTGCTTGAGTTTAACCTCGGGCGGGTGGAGGAAACCGAGTCCCTCATTTTAGAGCTCCTGAAAAAACCGGCCTCAATGGACGAGCTGGCCTTCAGGATAATGAGGCACTACGGCGTCGAAATAACGCCCCAGAAGCTCGCCCTCAACCTCGTCCCGGTCAGGGCCTTCATAGCGGAGCTATACAACAGGGGAGAGATAGAGGCCGCCGTGGATGGGGGGCTCAAGTGGGCGGTGAAAAGGGGATAG
- the cas4 gene encoding CRISPR-associated protein Cas4, translated as MAGNDGSNGNDGLIEFYASEALTCPRRIYFRLKGYPERWPEFVKVRLNQGINTHNVLGEILQKRFGFELEKHLVLRSRRLGFEIHGRIDAIGDFPIEIKGKTSLPSKPYDYHMAQLNIYMRWAEAEYGYLYYIKLHEEPMKVISKIDFSRFPIVKGPNFRAFEVPYDGKLFRETLRHFYSVKKAYERGKPPRGEYSYLCRFCPYRYLCYPDEE; from the coding sequence ATGGCCGGAAATGATGGAAGCAACGGGAACGATGGTCTCATCGAGTTCTACGCCAGCGAGGCCTTAACCTGCCCGAGGAGGATATACTTCAGGCTCAAGGGCTACCCCGAGAGGTGGCCGGAGTTCGTAAAGGTGAGGCTGAACCAGGGTATAAACACCCACAACGTCCTCGGTGAGATTCTGCAGAAACGCTTCGGCTTCGAGCTTGAGAAGCACCTCGTTCTCAGGTCCAGGAGGCTCGGTTTCGAGATACACGGCAGGATAGACGCCATAGGGGATTTCCCGATAGAGATAAAGGGCAAGACCAGCCTCCCCAGCAAACCCTACGACTATCACATGGCCCAGCTCAACATCTACATGCGCTGGGCCGAGGCGGAGTATGGCTACCTCTACTACATAAAGCTCCACGAGGAGCCGATGAAGGTCATAAGCAAGATCGACTTCTCGCGGTTCCCCATAGTAAAGGGGCCGAACTTCAGGGCCTTCGAAGTTCCCTACGACGGCAAGCTCTTCCGCGAGACCCTCAGGCACTTCTACTCCGTCAAGAAGGCCTACGAAAGGGGAAAGCCCCCCAGGGGGGAGTACTCCTACCTGTGCAGGTTCTGTCCCTACCGCTACCTGTGCTATCCCGACGAGGAGTGA